A single window of Syntrophus aciditrophicus SB DNA harbors:
- a CDS encoding hybrid sensor histidine kinase/response regulator, with protein sequence MKEKDARTESPEADEQIDLRNRIEKREGAVSGALPASVELDALINTSPAFFFLWRTQKDCPVEFVSPNISRFGYTAEEFMSGRLPYKSIIFPEDIERLSKTLTADIEDGAPNPLILEYRIVTAAGEIRWVDDHRMARWNDQGEITHYQGVIMDITHRKRTEEELIKTEKLKSFEVMASGIAHDFNNMLSVILGNINFARMILKAEDQAAQKLTEAEIACGRAKELAQQLLSFARVDSLQKKVTLLPTLIRNAVRFALNNSSISSEYDFEDSLFPVEVDEGQIMQAISNIVINGREAMPNGGVIRITAENVSHPTDQESLPAAGDYVKITIRDQGPGIPEPVLGRIFDPYFTTKSLKNDQAMGMGLSMSYSIINNHEGHITVESSEGAGTIFSLFLPAAAESMIEDPRQENVQAESKGRILFMDDEKMIRDVTGALLTHMGYEVSCVGDGVEVIELYQKAKEENQPFSCVILDLTIPDGMGGRKTMQKLLELDSEIKVIISSGYGNDPLIQDFREYGFKGAITKPYKIEELMDTLQRTLK encoded by the coding sequence ATGAAAGAAAAGGATGCGCGTACAGAAAGCCCAGAGGCTGATGAGCAGATCGACTTGCGGAATCGAATTGAAAAGCGGGAGGGGGCGGTTTCTGGAGCTTTGCCGGCCTCAGTGGAACTGGACGCCCTGATCAACACAAGTCCCGCGTTTTTTTTCCTCTGGCGCACACAAAAGGACTGTCCTGTGGAGTTTGTATCCCCGAATATCAGCCGCTTCGGTTATACCGCCGAGGAATTCATGTCAGGTCGACTTCCTTATAAATCCATCATTTTTCCTGAGGATATCGAACGTTTATCCAAGACCTTGACTGCCGACATCGAGGATGGGGCGCCGAATCCGTTGATTCTCGAATACCGGATCGTGACCGCGGCCGGGGAAATCCGCTGGGTTGATGACCACCGCATGGCACGGTGGAACGATCAAGGTGAAATCACCCATTATCAGGGTGTCATTATGGATATCACCCACCGCAAACGAACAGAGGAAGAGCTGATCAAGACCGAAAAGCTGAAGTCCTTTGAAGTCATGGCCAGCGGCATCGCCCATGACTTCAACAATATGCTTTCCGTCATCCTCGGCAACATCAACTTTGCCCGGATGATTCTGAAAGCGGAGGACCAGGCCGCCCAGAAGCTGACAGAGGCAGAAATTGCCTGCGGACGGGCAAAGGAACTCGCGCAACAGCTTCTGAGTTTTGCCCGCGTCGACAGTCTGCAAAAAAAGGTGACATTATTGCCCACGCTTATCCGTAATGCGGTTCGCTTTGCCCTGAACAATTCGTCCATATCCTCGGAATATGATTTCGAGGATAGCCTCTTTCCCGTGGAGGTCGATGAAGGTCAAATCATGCAGGCCATCAGCAATATCGTCATCAACGGCAGAGAGGCCATGCCCAATGGAGGGGTGATCCGGATCACGGCGGAAAATGTCTCACATCCCACCGACCAGGAATCTCTTCCTGCCGCTGGGGATTATGTCAAAATCACGATCAGGGACCAGGGACCGGGGATACCCGAACCGGTTCTGGGCCGGATCTTCGATCCGTACTTCACCACAAAATCGCTGAAAAATGACCAAGCCATGGGCATGGGGTTGTCCATGAGCTATTCCATCATCAATAATCATGAAGGACACATTACTGTTGAATCCTCGGAAGGAGCGGGCACAATCTTCAGCCTTTTCCTTCCCGCCGCGGCGGAATCGATGATTGAGGACCCCCGCCAGGAGAACGTTCAAGCAGAAAGCAAGGGGCGCATTCTCTTCATGGATGACGAAAAGATGATCCGCGATGTCACCGGCGCGCTCCTGACCCACATGGGCTATGAGGTTTCCTGTGTCGGCGATGGTGTGGAAGTCATTGAACTTTATCAGAAGGCAAAAGAGGAAAATCAACCGTTTTCCTGTGTCATTCTGGATTTGACCATCCCCGACGGCATGGGAGGCAGGAAGACCATGCAGAAACTGCTGGAGCTGGATTCTGAGATCAAGGTGATTATCTCCAGCGGCTACGGCAACGATCCGTTGATTCAGGACTTCCGGGAATACGGATTCAAAGGGGCGATCACCAAGCCTTACAAAATCGAGGAATTGATGGATACCCTCCAGCGCACCCTGAAATAA
- the ribE gene encoding 6,7-dimethyl-8-ribityllumazine synthase: MPTVTEGRLIAKGMKFGIAVSRFNDFICSRLLDGALDALTRSGAEGKDIQVYRVPGAFELPLVAKKLAVSQRFEAVICLGAVIRGATPHFEYVSAEVSKGIANASLDTGVPIAFGVLTTDTIEQAIERAGTKAGNKGWDAAMTAIEMVDLLRQI, encoded by the coding sequence ATGCCGACAGTGACAGAGGGGCGTTTAATCGCAAAAGGAATGAAATTTGGCATTGCCGTCAGCCGTTTCAATGATTTTATCTGCAGCCGGCTTCTGGACGGCGCTCTGGATGCTCTGACGCGCTCTGGAGCGGAGGGGAAGGATATTCAGGTTTACCGGGTGCCCGGGGCCTTTGAACTGCCGCTGGTGGCTAAAAAGCTTGCTGTAAGCCAGCGCTTTGAAGCCGTCATCTGCCTCGGGGCGGTCATCCGGGGTGCGACTCCGCATTTTGAATATGTCAGCGCCGAGGTTTCCAAGGGAATCGCCAATGCCAGTCTGGATACGGGGGTTCCCATCGCCTTCGGCGTTCTGACGACGGACACCATTGAGCAGGCCATTGAACGGGCGGGTACCAAAGCCGGCAATAAAGGGTGGGACGCCGCGATGACAGCCATTGAAATGGTTGATCTGCTCAGACAGATATGA
- the rpsT gene encoding 30S ribosomal protein S20, translating into MATHKSAEKRSRQIEKRRIRNVSIRSKVKTYIKSVLTAIEAKDKEGAQSALQQAIPVIAKAGAKGVYHQKTASRHISRLTRKVNAQVAE; encoded by the coding sequence TTGGCTACGCATAAGTCCGCGGAAAAGAGAAGCAGGCAGATTGAAAAACGCCGGATCAGGAATGTCTCAATAAGATCAAAAGTTAAGACATACATTAAATCGGTGCTTACGGCCATTGAGGCAAAAGACAAGGAGGGAGCGCAGAGCGCCCTGCAGCAGGCTATCCCGGTGATCGCCAAGGCTGGAGCCAAAGGGGTGTATCATCAGAAGACCGCTTCCCGACATATTTCAAGGCTGACGCGCAAGGTTAACGCCCAAGTCGCGGAGTAA
- the clpS gene encoding ATP-dependent Clp protease adapter ClpS, translated as MQNETDVIKNFDQELNIEWEDKVMEPRMYRVILHNDHYTTMDFVVQILMTIFHKPAAQATRIMLDVHRKGQGVCGVYTYDIASTKIAQVHFMARQNEYPLRCSMDEV; from the coding sequence ATGCAGAACGAAACGGATGTCATCAAGAATTTCGATCAGGAACTGAACATTGAGTGGGAAGACAAGGTCATGGAACCTCGGATGTATCGAGTGATCCTTCACAATGACCATTACACAACGATGGATTTCGTCGTGCAGATTCTGATGACCATTTTTCATAAACCCGCCGCGCAGGCAACCAGGATCATGCTGGATGTGCACAGAAAAGGACAAGGTGTTTGCGGCGTTTACACTTATGATATTGCATCAACAAAAATTGCACAGGTTCATTTTATGGCCAGACAGAACGAGTATCCGTTAAGATGCAGTATGGATGAAGTCTGA
- the nusB gene encoding transcription antitermination factor NusB, with translation MRQRRIAREIALQVLYSLEVVEMEAGEAIELYWAHYEAPMDARPFSSLLIEGAWKHRDQIDSLIGGCSANWSIARMSKVDKSILRMAVFELCFCEDIPPKVTMNEAIDLGKVYGSENSGSFINGILDALYAKIHKKNDEQEIAPPPERSE, from the coding sequence ATGCGTCAGAGAAGAATAGCGAGAGAAATTGCCCTGCAGGTTCTTTACAGTCTGGAAGTTGTGGAAATGGAGGCCGGGGAGGCTATTGAACTGTACTGGGCTCATTACGAGGCGCCGATGGACGCGAGACCATTTTCGTCCCTTCTGATAGAAGGGGCATGGAAACATCGGGATCAGATCGATTCTCTGATCGGCGGCTGTTCCGCAAACTGGTCCATCGCCCGGATGTCCAAAGTCGATAAGAGCATCCTGCGCATGGCGGTTTTTGAACTCTGTTTCTGTGAGGACATCCCACCCAAGGTGACGATGAATGAAGCCATTGACCTGGGCAAGGTGTATGGCTCAGAAAATTCCGGTTCATTTATCAATGGAATCCTTGATGCCCTGTATGCAAAAATCCATAAAAAAAATGACGAGCAGGAAATCGCCCCTCCGCCGGAAAGATCGGAATAG
- the aat gene encoding leucyl/phenylalanyl-tRNA--protein transferase — MPICPLGKVIVFPPVSLAMEDGLLAVGGDLSPYRLLEAYRQGIFPWYSPGEPILWWAPQPRFVLFPDEILLSRSMRQILRKKHFQVTLDRNFDAVIHACATIGRPAQEGTWITEEMQEAYSILHELGYAHSVEVWRDRGLIGGLYGVSLGGCFFGESMFSRESNASKAALIFLSSLLKILRFTLIDCQVYTSHLALLGARFIPRETFTALIRKSLRRPTLRGNWSTHPETADKLPGHEF, encoded by the coding sequence ATGCCGATCTGCCCGCTCGGTAAGGTAATCGTTTTCCCCCCTGTTTCCCTGGCGATGGAAGACGGCCTTCTGGCGGTGGGCGGCGACTTGTCGCCCTACCGCCTGCTTGAGGCGTATCGGCAGGGAATATTTCCCTGGTATTCCCCTGGGGAACCAATCCTCTGGTGGGCTCCCCAGCCCCGCTTTGTGCTCTTCCCCGACGAAATTCTCCTCTCCCGCAGCATGAGGCAGATCCTCCGAAAGAAACATTTTCAGGTAACCCTTGACCGAAATTTCGATGCCGTGATCCATGCCTGCGCGACAATCGGTCGTCCAGCGCAAGAGGGAACCTGGATTACAGAAGAGATGCAGGAAGCTTACAGCATCCTGCATGAGCTGGGATATGCCCATTCCGTCGAGGTCTGGCGCGACCGCGGTCTGATCGGCGGGCTTTACGGCGTTTCCCTTGGAGGCTGCTTTTTCGGGGAATCCATGTTTTCCCGCGAGAGCAATGCCTCCAAAGCCGCTCTGATTTTTCTGTCTTCCCTCCTCAAAATTCTCCGATTTACCCTGATTGACTGTCAGGTCTACACTTCCCATCTTGCCCTGCTGGGCGCCCGATTCATTCCCCGGGAAACCTTCACAGCCTTGATTCGGAAATCCCTTCGAAGACCGACTCTGCGGGGAAACTGGAGCACTCATCCGGAAACAGCAGATAAACTTCCGGGGCATGAATTTTGA
- the leuS gene encoding leucine--tRNA ligase, producing MNRKYVPQEIEEKWQRYWEEKNTFKVTEDPSKKKYYLLEMFPYPSGKIHIGHVRNYTIGDVVARYKRMEGYNVLHPMGWDSFGMPAENAAIERGIHPSLWTNENITHMRKQLKRMGFSYDWDREVSTCEPVYYRWEQLFFLWMYEKGLAYKKTSSVNWCPRCQTVLANEQVEAGLCWRCGSEVVEKILDQWFFRITAYIDELLAGCDRLTGWPERVLTMQRNWIGKSYGCEVSFPMADGNGDIKVFTTRQDTLFGATFMLIAAEHPLVMELIKGKPVEKDARTFAEEVKKQDKLMRTSDYYEKQGLFLDCYCLNPLTGWEMPIFATNFVLADYGTGCVMAVPTHDQRDFEFAEKFGLRKVVVISPPDKTLDPETMTEAYVEEGILVNSGPFNGMENLKALDAIADHLIALGRGKRTIQYRLRDWGISRQRYWGAPIPMIMCPKCGTVPVPEAELPVVLPRDVDFSGEGGSPLAKHPEFLNTTCPSCGGPAKRESDTMDTFVESSWYFERYCCPHFAEKPGLNRQQVDYWMPVDQYIGGIEHAILHLLYARFYTRMLRDFGLVGVDEPFTNLLTQGMVCKETTRCPDHGYLYPEEVREGRCIHCLAEVIVGKTEKMSKSLKNVVDPDYLVRQYGADTARMFCLFAAPPEKDLEWSDQGVEGSFRFIGRTWRIVVDYLDDLQGIAPFAGDGELEGELKSLRRKTHQTIRKVRDDMGERFHFNTAISAIMELVNTLYGLPRPPREDRTALAVIRETIEAIILLLAPIVPHLTEELWQMLGHQGTCLADTPLPVYDPTVAAEDEMTIVIQVNGKVRSRVIVAADEAEDKIKALAMGDEKVSRFLEGKSVIKQVYVPKKLVNIVVKG from the coding sequence ATGAACAGAAAATATGTGCCTCAGGAAATTGAAGAGAAGTGGCAGCGATACTGGGAAGAAAAAAATACTTTCAAGGTGACGGAAGATCCTTCAAAGAAAAAATACTATCTTCTGGAAATGTTTCCTTATCCCTCCGGCAAGATTCATATCGGCCACGTGAGAAACTATACAATCGGCGATGTCGTTGCCCGCTACAAGCGAATGGAAGGGTACAACGTCCTGCACCCCATGGGTTGGGACTCCTTCGGCATGCCGGCGGAAAATGCGGCCATTGAACGGGGCATCCACCCTTCTCTCTGGACGAATGAAAATATCACTCACATGAGAAAGCAGCTCAAGCGAATGGGCTTCAGCTACGACTGGGACCGCGAGGTCTCGACCTGCGAACCGGTATACTACCGCTGGGAACAGCTTTTCTTCCTCTGGATGTACGAAAAAGGGCTAGCCTACAAAAAGACTTCCAGCGTGAACTGGTGTCCCAGGTGTCAGACCGTTCTGGCCAACGAGCAGGTGGAAGCCGGACTATGCTGGCGATGCGGTTCCGAAGTGGTGGAAAAAATCCTCGATCAGTGGTTTTTCCGCATCACCGCCTACATCGATGAACTCCTGGCGGGGTGCGACCGGTTGACGGGATGGCCGGAGCGGGTGCTGACCATGCAGCGGAACTGGATCGGCAAGAGTTACGGCTGTGAGGTCTCGTTCCCCATGGCGGACGGCAACGGCGACATCAAGGTGTTTACCACCCGTCAGGATACCCTGTTCGGTGCAACCTTCATGCTGATTGCCGCCGAACATCCCCTGGTCATGGAACTGATCAAGGGGAAACCTGTTGAAAAGGATGCCAGGACCTTCGCCGAAGAAGTCAAGAAACAGGACAAGCTCATGCGGACATCGGATTATTATGAAAAGCAGGGGCTGTTCCTCGACTGTTACTGCCTCAATCCACTGACCGGCTGGGAGATGCCGATCTTTGCGACCAATTTTGTTCTCGCGGATTACGGCACCGGCTGCGTGATGGCCGTTCCGACTCATGACCAGCGGGACTTCGAATTTGCCGAAAAATTCGGTCTCCGCAAGGTGGTGGTCATTTCGCCGCCGGACAAGACCCTTGATCCGGAAACCATGACGGAGGCCTATGTGGAGGAAGGCATCCTGGTCAATTCCGGACCCTTTAATGGAATGGAAAATCTCAAAGCCCTGGACGCGATCGCCGATCATCTGATCGCCCTGGGACGGGGCAAACGAACGATACAATACCGGCTGCGGGACTGGGGCATCTCCCGGCAGCGTTACTGGGGAGCGCCGATCCCCATGATCATGTGTCCTAAATGCGGTACGGTGCCGGTTCCGGAGGCCGAGCTTCCCGTTGTGCTGCCTCGGGATGTCGATTTTTCGGGAGAAGGCGGATCACCCCTCGCGAAACACCCCGAATTTCTGAACACGACCTGCCCTTCTTGCGGCGGCCCCGCGAAGCGGGAAAGCGATACGATGGACACCTTTGTGGAATCCTCCTGGTATTTCGAACGTTACTGCTGCCCCCATTTCGCAGAAAAGCCCGGCCTGAACAGACAGCAGGTGGATTACTGGATGCCCGTGGATCAGTACATCGGCGGGATCGAACATGCCATCCTTCACCTCCTCTACGCCCGCTTTTACACCAGGATGCTCCGGGACTTCGGTCTGGTGGGGGTCGATGAACCCTTTACGAATCTGTTGACTCAGGGCATGGTCTGCAAAGAAACGACCCGCTGCCCCGATCACGGCTATCTCTACCCGGAAGAAGTCCGTGAAGGTCGATGCATCCACTGCCTGGCCGAAGTGATCGTCGGCAAGACGGAGAAAATGTCCAAATCCCTAAAGAATGTGGTCGACCCCGATTATCTGGTCCGGCAGTACGGAGCGGATACAGCCCGGATGTTCTGTCTTTTCGCCGCGCCGCCGGAGAAAGACCTGGAGTGGAGCGATCAGGGGGTGGAGGGATCGTTCCGTTTTATCGGCCGGACCTGGCGCATTGTCGTGGATTATCTGGATGATCTTCAGGGAATTGCCCCCTTTGCGGGCGACGGGGAACTGGAAGGCGAACTGAAGAGCCTGCGGCGCAAGACCCACCAGACAATCAGGAAGGTCCGGGATGATATGGGCGAGCGTTTCCATTTCAATACGGCCATCAGCGCCATCATGGAACTGGTCAACACCCTGTACGGTCTGCCCCGACCGCCCCGGGAAGACCGGACGGCCCTGGCCGTGATCCGGGAGACGATCGAAGCGATTATCCTGCTGCTGGCGCCGATTGTACCCCATCTCACCGAGGAACTCTGGCAGATGCTGGGACATCAAGGAACCTGCCTGGCTGACACACCTCTGCCGGTTTATGATCCCACCGTCGCCGCTGAAGACGAAATGACCATCGTCATTCAGGTGAACGGCAAAGTGCGGAGCCGGGTCATCGTGGCAGCAGATGAAGCTGAAGATAAAATCAAGGCGCTGGCGATGGGTGATGAGAAGGTATCCCGGTTCCTTGAGGGAAAATCCGTGATCAAGCAGGTCTACGTACCGAAAAAGCTGGTGAATATTGTCGTGAAGGGTTGA
- the clpA gene encoding ATP-dependent Clp protease ATP-binding subunit ClpA, protein MRISENLNQIIMAAYAEAKSRHHEFITPEHLLYAALFFDEGRDIIDKCGGNLERLRKTLEHHLHDSHARLNDSDAVQSLGFQSVLERAVWHNSSSQKEVLDLGDVLVSILEEKESFAAYFLAQEGITRIVLLNYISHGIPAMPEKEPGQKSDREDPKMDSEAIHPEQEHTKSEILKAFTLDLTAKALAGELDPLIGRQDILDRTIQVLCRRLKNNPVHVGEPGVGKTALTEGLAQLVVNGKVPRRLKNVRIYSLDMGALLAGTRFRGDFEERMKRVLAELNKQDNVILFIDEIHNIVGAGAVSGGSMDASNILKPALVTGKLRCIGCTTYDEYRKYFEKDGALSRRFQKIEVPEPTVDETFQILKGLKDKYEEYHHVYYTEAALRAAAELSGKFINDRRLPDKAIDVIDEAGAMANMRPSADHIRHVIDQHDVEKIVARIARIPEKNVSSSEVEKLRDLETELKSTIFGQDQAIEQLVESIKRSRAGFREPDKPIGSFLLVGPTGVGKTELARQLALSLGIPLHRYDMSEYQEKHTVAKLIGAPPGYVGYEEGGLLTEDIRKSPYSVLLFDEIEKAHSDIFSTLLQIMDYATLTDNTGKKADFRNVIILMTSNAGAREIGRQAIGFGGKEINRDAVFVAVERIFSPEFRNRLDAVINFNGLTNEVVLMIVKKAIRDFNRQLQDKGVELEVSEACLEWLARTGYSPEYGAREIARLIQDKIKRFFVDEVLFGSLQRGGKAYADIDHDDVVIKVMQEQLERKDHADLPAR, encoded by the coding sequence ATGAGGATCAGTGAAAATTTGAATCAAATCATAATGGCAGCCTATGCGGAAGCGAAATCAAGGCACCATGAGTTTATTACTCCGGAGCATCTGCTCTATGCGGCTCTCTTTTTCGATGAAGGACGCGATATCATAGACAAGTGCGGAGGAAATCTGGAGCGTTTGCGGAAAACACTTGAACATCATCTCCATGATTCCCATGCAAGACTTAATGATTCGGATGCCGTTCAGTCTCTGGGATTTCAAAGTGTTCTGGAGCGGGCGGTCTGGCACAATTCGTCTTCACAGAAAGAAGTATTGGACCTGGGAGACGTTCTGGTTTCCATTCTTGAGGAAAAGGAGTCGTTTGCCGCGTACTTCCTCGCTCAGGAAGGGATCACGCGGATCGTTCTGTTGAATTACATCTCCCACGGCATTCCGGCCATGCCGGAGAAGGAACCCGGCCAGAAGTCGGACCGGGAAGATCCGAAGATGGATTCCGAAGCGATTCATCCGGAACAGGAGCATACGAAAAGCGAAATTCTCAAGGCCTTTACCCTTGATCTGACGGCCAAGGCGCTGGCAGGCGAGCTGGACCCCCTGATCGGCAGGCAGGATATTCTGGATCGGACCATTCAGGTTCTCTGCCGGCGACTGAAGAATAATCCCGTTCACGTCGGAGAACCCGGCGTCGGGAAAACGGCATTGACCGAAGGATTGGCTCAGCTTGTCGTGAACGGCAAAGTGCCGAGACGCTTGAAAAACGTCCGCATCTATTCCCTGGATATGGGTGCTCTGCTGGCAGGAACGCGCTTTCGCGGTGATTTTGAAGAGCGCATGAAGCGGGTGCTGGCTGAACTGAACAAACAGGACAACGTCATTCTCTTTATCGATGAAATCCACAATATCGTGGGAGCGGGGGCGGTTTCCGGGGGGTCCATGGACGCTTCCAACATTCTCAAGCCGGCGCTGGTTACGGGAAAACTCCGCTGCATCGGCTGCACGACTTACGATGAGTATCGGAAATATTTTGAGAAGGACGGCGCCCTGTCCAGAAGGTTTCAGAAGATTGAGGTTCCGGAGCCTACGGTGGATGAGACGTTCCAGATCCTCAAAGGGCTGAAGGATAAATATGAGGAATACCATCACGTTTATTACACCGAGGCGGCCCTGAGGGCGGCGGCCGAACTTTCCGGAAAGTTTATCAATGACCGGCGGCTGCCGGACAAGGCCATCGATGTCATTGACGAAGCGGGCGCCATGGCCAATATGCGACCTTCAGCCGATCACATCCGGCATGTGATCGACCAGCACGACGTGGAAAAGATTGTCGCCAGAATCGCCCGAATTCCGGAAAAGAATGTCTCCTCTTCAGAAGTGGAAAAATTGAGGGATCTGGAGACCGAACTGAAAAGCACCATCTTCGGGCAGGATCAGGCCATCGAACAACTGGTGGAATCGATCAAACGGTCCCGGGCTGGCTTCCGCGAGCCGGACAAACCCATCGGCTCCTTCCTGCTTGTGGGTCCTACAGGCGTCGGTAAAACGGAACTGGCCCGCCAGCTGGCACTTTCTCTCGGCATTCCTCTGCACCGTTACGACATGAGTGAATATCAGGAGAAGCATACGGTCGCCAAGCTGATCGGCGCCCCTCCAGGTTATGTGGGTTATGAGGAAGGAGGGCTGCTGACCGAGGACATCCGGAAGTCGCCTTATTCCGTCCTGCTCTTTGATGAAATTGAAAAAGCCCATTCGGACATTTTCAGCACCCTGCTCCAGATCATGGATTATGCAACGCTAACGGACAATACGGGCAAAAAAGCCGACTTCCGCAATGTGATCATTCTGATGACCTCCAATGCCGGGGCGCGGGAAATCGGAAGGCAGGCCATAGGATTCGGCGGCAAGGAAATCAACCGGGATGCGGTCTTTGTGGCCGTCGAGCGCATCTTCTCTCCGGAGTTCCGTAACCGTCTGGATGCCGTGATTAATTTTAACGGCCTGACGAACGAAGTGGTGCTGATGATCGTGAAGAAGGCGATCCGCGACTTCAACCGGCAGCTGCAGGACAAAGGCGTGGAACTGGAGGTGTCCGAAGCCTGTCTCGAGTGGCTGGCCCGAACCGGGTATTCGCCGGAATACGGCGCCCGGGAAATCGCCCGACTCATCCAGGACAAGATCAAGCGGTTCTTCGTGGATGAGGTCCTGTTCGGCAGTCTGCAGCGCGGCGGCAAGGCCTATGCGGACATCGACCATGATGATGTGGTCATCAAGGTGATGCAGGAACAGCTCGAGCGGAAGGACCATGCCGATCTGCCCGCTCGGTAA
- a CDS encoding LptE family protein, which yields MKNLDYDKSDRRLGWTLLGLILLWVVSGCGYHFVGGEDNIDPRIQKVFVDTFANRTSQAGLESLFRNAFIDQVLRSSRFQLAGRREEADAIIRGSIQRLNTTHLSYQTTDLAAEERVTVVMEVTLEERVSKKILWQNQNFSYYGDYPVASGSLTATETERQSAIAKLAGDAAERAYSLMLSGF from the coding sequence ATGAAAAATTTGGATTATGATAAGAGTGACCGTCGGCTGGGTTGGACTCTGCTCGGTCTGATTTTGCTCTGGGTTGTTTCAGGGTGTGGTTATCATTTTGTCGGTGGTGAGGATAACATCGATCCCCGCATTCAGAAGGTCTTTGTCGATACCTTTGCCAACAGAACCAGCCAGGCCGGCCTGGAAAGCCTTTTCCGCAACGCCTTCATCGATCAGGTACTACGAAGCAGCCGTTTTCAGCTTGCCGGCCGCCGCGAAGAAGCTGATGCCATTATCCGGGGAAGCATTCAACGCCTTAACACCACCCATCTTTCCTATCAGACGACGGATCTCGCCGCGGAAGAAAGGGTGACCGTTGTTATGGAAGTCACGCTTGAGGAGCGGGTATCGAAAAAGATTCTCTGGCAGAATCAAAACTTCAGCTATTATGGGGATTATCCCGTGGCGAGCGGAAGTCTGACGGCTACGGAAACCGAACGGCAAAGCGCCATTGCGAAGCTTGCCGGTGATGCTGCGGAAAGAGCGTACAGCCTGATGCTCTCCGGCTTCTGA